CAATATTAAGAGACCTTTCATGAGCTTCGTCGACCATCACCACGTCATATTCTTCAAGCAACGGATCGCTTTGCATTTTTCTAAGCAATATTCCTTCAGTCATGAAATTCGCTCGAGTGCCTTCAGTGGTTTTGTCCTCAAAACGCACTTGATAGCCGATCTCATCTCCAATCCTGCCGCCGCGTTGCTCCGCGACATAACGCGCGACCGAACGCGCGGCCACGCGCCGCGGCTGAGTGATGGCGATTTTCGCTTTTGGCAAAGCGTCAAGCAAAAAAACGGGGATTCGAGTGCTTTTGCCCGAACCGGTTTCGCCGATAATGACAGCGTTATTATTGTTTCGCACGCATTCAACCACTTCTTGACGCCGCTCATCCATGGGCAACGCCGCCTTTTCTAAATTGCGCGCTCTTGGAATCTCCGAAGACGGTTTCGGCCGAGATTCCATTGAAGGATTCAAATTATTTTCCGTCATAAAATTTCAATTATAAAAAAAGCGGAACGCTCGAAGCGTCGGCCTGTTTTTGATAAAAGATTCGCTTGCCATATGACCGCGAGAAATAAATTGCGGCAAAAAGCGGTAATGCCGGAATTTCTCCAATAAGGATAACCTTCTCAGCCGGTAAAAAAGCGTTTGGGAGCAATGGAATAAAATCTTGCGTCCGAGAGACAACCGCATCACCGGTAGTTTGTTCCCAAAGAGAAATAAGATCTATCTGGCGCGACGACCGCGCGCCAGCCAAGTCTGAAACGTTGGTTCTTTGATCTTTAACCTTTTTAATCTTATTCCAAACATCGTTGGAAAAAGTCTCAGCGTACGAAACCGGAGACTTTGAATGCAAAAAAAGTCGCATCAAACTATTATCCGGCATTCTAATCAGCGTTTCATCGGCTATATCGCAAAATATCGCGAAAGTCGCCGCCGACGCTTCAGCCGGCCAGTCGCTTGGCAAGACGGCTATCTCACCTTGAGCTTGAATCGCGACATGATTTCTAAAATCATGATATCCTTTCTCGTTACTCAAATTAAAATCATCCATTAACCGTATTGAAATGAAATCTCGCGCAATTACAGGCATCGCTCCGATCGTCATAATTAAAAAAGTTAATATATTTCAACTGAGTTAATTATATCATCTGCTCCGCGCAACAACAACATTCAATCGGTCCGGCCACGCCTTGCAATAAAATTTCATATTCCGAAATTCAAATTTCAACTTTTAACTTATTTTAAAAAATTTATAAAACATTTGTAACAAATAATAAAACAATAAACCAAGGCTAGCTAATCGGAATTTTTAATTCGTAACGTAAAAGTTTTCCACAGTTTAAATAAAAAACATTGTTTGCATTTAAAAAACAGTTTATAATTTAAATGTGATTGTTCTTTAAATAAAAAATAAAAATTAAATTATAAAAATTTGATTTTTTCTTCCAAAGACAAACTTGTCTTACAATATATTTCGAAAGTATTGTAATTCATTTTTGCAAGGAAGGCGAAAGGAGGTGAAAACAAAATTATGCCAGCTAAAAAAAGAAAGAAAGCCGTGAAGAAGGCGGCTCCTAAGAGAAAGAAAGCAGTGAAGAAGACCGCGAAGAAAAAAGCGGCTCCTAAGAGAAAAAAAGCCGTAAAGAAGACCACTAAGAAAAAAGCGGCTCCTAAGAGAAAAAAAGCCAGTCGCAGAAAGAAAAAGTAGTATAAAAACAGCCCCATTTTCCTCGCGAAATATCAGGGCTGTTTTATTTTAAATATTTGAAATTTTGAAAATTGCTAATTGGAGCTTATTTGTTATTTGACGCTTGTTATTTGGAATTTACAATAAGGTCTCCTGCTTTGGCGCAAACTTTTTAATATCTTGATCATCGAATATTTTCACCTGACCGTACACTCCGTCATATCCCGGCTTTATGCTGAGATTGCCCGTGCGAACTCTATTCACCGCTTCGGCCAGCAATTCATTTTCTTTTTTCAAATCATCAATGCTTGATTCAAGCAAGACATTGAACTCGCTGCCAAAATTATTTATCAAATCGTCATAAACTTTGGCGACTTTTTTTGTTTTTGACTTGACCTGAAAACATTCGGCGATGATTTCGGCCAGCGGCACCAAGCTTTTATATGGAATGGCATTGGCCGGCGTAAATCCCGGCGGCCGATCAGCCAATTCATCCACGCGGTAATCAACGCCGAGCGTCAGCGGTTTTTTGCAGACCGGACAAATCCCTTTCAATTTTTTCGTTTCCGCGGGAGAAAAAGAAGTTTTACAGTCGGCGTGGCCGTCATAATGATACTTGCCTTCTTGCGGATAAAATTCAACGGTGTACAAAAATTTCTTTTTATCTTTATTTTTCAACAAATTGTAAATTTCATCATAACTGAAATCATTCAACTCGAAAACATTAGCCTCTCTGCCGAGATTGGCCGGGCTGTGGCTGTCGCCGTTGGAAATCAAAGTAATGCGATCAAGAGCTGATAAGCGCCAATTCATGGCAGGATCGGACGACAAACCGGTTTCAGCCGCGAAAATATTGGGCGACAATTCCTCAAAGCATTCTTCGATTGAATCAAATCCCGATTTTGAGCCGAATAAAGAAAACCACGGCGTCCAAATGTGCGCCGGCGCGATTATGAATTTTTCATTGATGTCCAAAGCCATTTTCGCCAATTCTTTGGCGTCAAGGCCCAGAATCGGCCGGCCGTCCGACTTAATGTTAAATCCCATTTTGTCCAACCGCTCGTTCAATTTTCCAACCGCTTCAAGCGTTGGCGCGAAAAGTAGAATATGAATCCGCCTGGTCTTGTCATTTTTTTTGTAAATGCAAGAAATTTCATTGGATAATAAAAAATGAGTCTTTTTTTCGCCAAGATCGCCTTTGAAAGTAAAAATCCCGAGGCCGTTATCGACCAATCCGACTTTCAATTCCTTAAAATACGCCGGATGGCAAAAATCTCCGGTGGCGATAAGGTCAATGCCTTTGATTTTCGCTCGCTCGCTCAAATTCAAAATATCCATTTCCTTGGATGTGGCTCTCGAATATTTGGAATGCAAATGAAGATCGGCGATGATTTTCATAATTTTTTCGATAAAAATTTTTCAACTAAAAGTCTTTCTTCTTCCGTATTAACGCCCAAGCATTCTTTCGGATCAACCTCCATATTTAAAATTTTATGACCGTCGGCCACGGCGATTTCAACCAAATCGGTCAGATAATATTCGCCTTGGGCGTTATTTTTATTCAATTTTTTCAAATTCTCGAAAAGCCACTTTCGGTCAAAGCAAAATTGCGAAGGATTTAATTCCTTAATCTTCAATTCCTCGGGGGTCGCGTCTTTTTTCTCTTTAATACCGATAATTTCGTCGGCTTCATTTCTTAAAATTCTGCCAAAGCCGAATAAACCGGCTCGCCAATCCGAAAAATCGTCGGCTTTAATGGTAATCATGGCCATCGGCTCGTCTTCGGTCTCGGCCAAATCGTTCAATCCGACAATGGTTTGCGCGGACAGACAAGGCATGTCTCCGTATAAAACGATTATTTTCTCAATGGCCGGATCGATAAACTTCTCGCAGACCGCCACCGCGTGTCCGGTGCCGAGCCGCTCATGTTGCCAAACGAAATCTGCCCGATCTTTCAACCGTTCTATGACCAAATCGCCTTGAAAGCCTATGACCGCCAGCGGTTTTCCAATCTTGGACTCCGAGACTTTTTCCATCACCGAATCGATCATCGGCCGGCCGTTTATTTCAACCAATACTTTAGGCAATTCAATCGAGCCGAATCGTTTGCCTCGGCCGGCCGCCAAAATTATAATTTGAGTTTTATTGTCTTTCGTAAACATACGTTTTGCCCAACTTTTTATTTCCTTCATCCGTATAAATTATTTCCTTTGGCGTCCAGCCGTTGACTTGAAACCCGTATGAAATCACTGTCGCGCCGGCCGCCAACTCTTTTTCGAACTTCGGCCTTAATTTTTCCAAATATTTTTCCATCAAATAAACAAAAATCACATCGAATTCCTTTAAATTTATTTTTTCAAAATTTTTCAGTCGGATCAAAGTCTTTGACCTCAGACACAAATTTTTTATTTTGCCTATACAGTACGGCCAGAGATTCAGCTCATAACCGCGCAAATTTTTATACCCATTCTTTTCCAAAAATCTGAGCACCCTGCCGTCGCCGCAACCAAGGTCAACGATTTGAGCGTTAAAATCAAAACGCTGTTTTAAAAAAATCTTTTTAAGTCTTTTTTTCTTCAACGATACATAAGGAACTCCTCCGACAAACGGCAAAATAAACACATTCATTGAAAAAACTATCGCTATAATCAGCGAAAAAAATAAAAACGCGAATAATATTACCCAAAATAGCATTTCCGGCATACATCTTCATTTTAACAAAAAAAACATGAAAGAACGAATAACGCATTTTAAATTTTTTAAAATATAAAAGAGGTACATAATCCTGGC
The genomic region above belongs to Candidatus Bipolaricaulota bacterium and contains:
- a CDS encoding endonuclease Q family protein, which gives rise to MKIIADLHLHSKYSRATSKEMDILNLSERAKIKGIDLIATGDFCHPAYFKELKVGLVDNGLGIFTFKGDLGEKKTHFLLSNEISCIYKKNDKTRRIHILLFAPTLEAVGKLNERLDKMGFNIKSDGRPILGLDAKELAKMALDINEKFIIAPAHIWTPWFSLFGSKSGFDSIEECFEELSPNIFAAETGLSSDPAMNWRLSALDRITLISNGDSHSPANLGREANVFELNDFSYDEIYNLLKNKDKKKFLYTVEFYPQEGKYHYDGHADCKTSFSPAETKKLKGICPVCKKPLTLGVDYRVDELADRPPGFTPANAIPYKSLVPLAEIIAECFQVKSKTKKVAKVYDDLINNFGSEFNVLLESSIDDLKKENELLAEAVNRVRTGNLSIKPGYDGVYGQVKIFDDQDIKKFAPKQETLL
- a CDS encoding NTP transferase domain-containing protein → MFTKDNKTQIIILAAGRGKRFGSIELPKVLVEINGRPMIDSVMEKVSESKIGKPLAVIGFQGDLVIERLKDRADFVWQHERLGTGHAVAVCEKFIDPAIEKIIVLYGDMPCLSAQTIVGLNDLAETEDEPMAMITIKADDFSDWRAGLFGFGRILRNEADEIIGIKEKKDATPEELKIKELNPSQFCFDRKWLFENLKKLNKNNAQGEYYLTDLVEIAVADGHKILNMEVDPKECLGVNTEEERLLVEKFLSKKL
- a CDS encoding methyltransferase domain-containing protein, translated to MPEMLFWVILFAFLFFSLIIAIVFSMNVFILPFVGGVPYVSLKKKRLKKIFLKQRFDFNAQIVDLGCGDGRVLRFLEKNGYKNLRGYELNLWPYCIGKIKNLCLRSKTLIRLKNFEKINLKEFDVIFVYLMEKYLEKLRPKFEKELAAGATVISYGFQVNGWTPKEIIYTDEGNKKLGKTYVYERQ